From a region of the Hymenobacter jejuensis genome:
- a CDS encoding NUDIX hydrolase, translated as MQNTDWLSVAQRLQSLAQAGLAYSHNLYDTERYEELRALSVEIMARLTDEPVEKLTALFASETGYQTPKVDVRAVLFRGTDEILMVQEKIDGDRWTLPGGWADIGYSPSETAVKEAYEETGLHTQAVRLLALFDKRLHPHPKPEPWYIYKCFILCHITGGEVLANTAETSGCRWVHESEITALPLSVDRVTVSQLRTLFEFARQPEKPTLCD; from the coding sequence ATGCAGAACACCGACTGGCTTTCCGTTGCCCAACGCCTGCAATCGCTGGCGCAGGCGGGCCTTGCTTACAGCCACAACCTTTACGACACCGAGCGCTACGAAGAGTTGCGGGCTCTGAGCGTGGAGATCATGGCCCGGCTCACCGACGAGCCCGTCGAAAAGCTCACGGCCTTATTTGCCTCCGAGACCGGCTACCAGACGCCCAAGGTCGATGTGCGCGCCGTGCTGTTTCGGGGCACCGATGAAATTCTGATGGTGCAGGAGAAGATCGACGGCGACCGCTGGACGCTGCCCGGCGGCTGGGCCGACATTGGCTATTCGCCTTCTGAAACCGCTGTGAAGGAAGCCTACGAAGAAACCGGCCTACATACCCAAGCCGTGCGCCTGCTGGCCCTCTTCGACAAACGCCTGCATCCGCACCCCAAACCCGAGCCGTGGTACATCTACAAGTGCTTCATCCTTTGCCACATAACCGGCGGCGAAGTGCTCGCCAATACCGCCGAAACCTCCGGCTGCCGGTGGGTGCACGAAAGCGAAATCACGGCCTTGCCGCTGTCCGTCGACCGCGTTACGGTCTCGCAGCTGCGCACCCTGTTTGAGTTTGCCCGCCAGCCCGAAAAGCCCACGCTGTGCGATTAA
- a CDS encoding cation diffusion facilitator family transporter, whose translation MATPPDTPAAPSSRIAIYGALAANLAIAIIKFVAAAATGSSAMLSEGIHSVVDTANEWLLLLGLNKSQRPANDHRPFGYGRELYFWSFIVSILIFSIGGGISLYEGIEHLRHPSPLTDPTWNYVVLGLAFLFDGSSFLLALRTFNAQRGDRSFWSAFRRSKDPSTFVVLFEDAADLLGLIVAFLGVLLSHLLHNTALDGIASIVIGLILIVIAVLLIRESKSLLLGEPAEPALRAQVAALARADEAVVSAADPMTSYLGPQELLVVLEVAFHPEYSATQVTEAVNRLQAAIRTQHPEIKHVFIQPAFLTVDEAKSENS comes from the coding sequence TTGGCTACTCCGCCCGATACGCCCGCTGCTCCGTCCTCCCGCATCGCTATTTACGGAGCGCTGGCCGCCAATCTGGCCATTGCGATCATCAAATTTGTGGCCGCCGCCGCCACGGGTAGCTCGGCAATGCTCTCGGAAGGCATACATTCGGTGGTAGATACGGCCAACGAGTGGCTGCTGCTGCTGGGCCTGAACAAAAGCCAGCGCCCTGCCAACGACCACCGCCCTTTTGGGTACGGGCGCGAGCTGTACTTCTGGTCGTTCATTGTCTCCATCCTGATTTTTTCCATTGGCGGCGGCATTTCCCTGTACGAAGGGATTGAACACCTGCGGCATCCTTCGCCCCTCACCGACCCCACCTGGAATTACGTGGTACTGGGCTTGGCTTTTCTGTTCGATGGCTCGTCGTTTCTGCTGGCCCTGCGCACCTTCAATGCCCAGCGCGGCGACCGCTCGTTCTGGTCGGCCTTTCGGCGCAGCAAGGACCCCTCCACCTTCGTAGTGCTCTTCGAAGATGCCGCCGACCTGCTCGGCCTCATCGTTGCTTTTCTGGGGGTGCTGCTGAGCCATCTCCTGCACAACACCGCCCTGGATGGCATTGCCTCCATAGTTATCGGCCTGATTCTGATTGTGATAGCGGTGTTGCTCATTCGCGAAAGCAAAAGCCTGCTGCTGGGCGAACCCGCCGAGCCTGCCCTCCGCGCGCAGGTCGCCGCCCTTGCTCGTGCCGATGAAGCCGTGGTTTCGGCCGCCGACCCCATGACTTCCTACCTTGGCCCGCAGGAGTTGTTGGTGGTGCTTGAGGTCGCGTTTCACCCCGAGTACTCGGCTACGCAAGTCACCGAGGCCGTCAATCGCCTGCAAGCTGCCATCCGGACCCAACACCCGGAGATCAAGCACGTGTTCATCCAGCCTGCTTTTCTGACCGTTGACGAAGCTAAGTCAGAGAATTCGTAA
- a CDS encoding M61 family metallopeptidase, translating to MKSLVSLGLLAGLLTAAAPTQAQKAMTYTVDIDPAVSTNEFRVKLELPKLKKDQNIYQFAATAPGTYQVMDIGRFVSKFEAFDKKGKPLEVKQLSTNQWQLAKPDKTHEIRYTIAETWDSPIKEHRVYLMCGSSLEQDHALLNGQCLYGYVKGFQDKPLRIKLNYPKDWKIGTPLTADAQGYYNAKSYDQAVDSPMLLGRLTEASTKLGDAEVALYSYSKTDLIKAEPLLQNMQQMLQAAQKFLVQLPVKRYTFLYHFEDRNAGAWEHSYSSEYVVNESPLTPEKAASITSTAAHEFFHVVTPLNIHSEIIEHFNFVQPTGSEHLWLYEGTTEWASDMMQLRGGLMSLDEYLAQMSSKVAYDHLQADTTYSLSKLGLNSFSDEGQKQYGNIYQRGALTAALLDLRLLELSGGKRGLREVVLELTKKYGPNKPFSEKTFFQELTQMTYPEIGDFLKRYIQNAEPLPLAEYFGKVGIQYTPVLHTGRKLATLGTGFMPRDGQLTFTQVGAPLKASGISDGDQLVAYQGNAVTLNNAMQTLGQVKASKPGQEVELTIRHDSAEKKIRYHLQEQDEVKRYSFTPMPNATPAQLALRKAWMTNL from the coding sequence ATGAAATCACTTGTTAGCCTTGGCTTGTTGGCCGGCTTACTGACGGCGGCTGCGCCCACTCAAGCGCAAAAGGCCATGACCTACACCGTGGACATCGACCCTGCGGTGTCTACCAACGAATTTCGGGTCAAGCTGGAGCTGCCCAAGCTCAAGAAAGACCAGAACATCTACCAGTTTGCGGCTACCGCGCCGGGCACATATCAGGTCATGGACATTGGCCGCTTCGTGAGCAAGTTTGAGGCGTTTGACAAAAAAGGCAAGCCCTTGGAAGTTAAGCAGTTGTCGACCAATCAGTGGCAGCTCGCCAAGCCCGACAAAACGCACGAAATCCGTTACACCATCGCCGAGACCTGGGATTCGCCCATCAAAGAGCACCGCGTGTATCTGATGTGCGGCTCGTCGTTGGAGCAGGATCACGCCCTGCTCAATGGCCAGTGCCTCTACGGCTACGTGAAAGGTTTTCAGGATAAACCCCTGCGCATCAAGCTGAACTACCCGAAAGATTGGAAAATCGGGACGCCGCTCACCGCCGATGCCCAAGGCTACTACAACGCCAAAAGCTACGACCAAGCCGTCGATTCGCCGATGTTGCTGGGCCGCCTCACGGAAGCCAGCACCAAGCTCGGCGACGCCGAAGTAGCCCTGTATAGCTACTCCAAAACGGACCTGATCAAGGCCGAGCCGCTGTTGCAAAACATGCAGCAGATGCTGCAAGCGGCCCAAAAGTTTTTGGTACAGCTGCCCGTCAAGCGCTACACGTTCCTCTACCATTTCGAAGACCGCAACGCCGGTGCTTGGGAGCACTCCTACAGTTCGGAATACGTGGTGAACGAGTCGCCGCTGACGCCCGAAAAAGCTGCCAGCATCACCAGCACCGCGGCCCACGAGTTTTTTCACGTGGTAACGCCGCTAAACATCCACTCCGAAATCATCGAGCACTTCAACTTCGTGCAACCTACTGGCTCTGAGCACCTTTGGTTGTACGAAGGCACGACCGAGTGGGCTTCGGATATGATGCAGCTCCGTGGTGGCCTCATGTCGCTGGACGAATACCTCGCCCAGATGAGCAGCAAAGTCGCCTACGACCATTTGCAGGCCGACACCACGTATTCGCTTAGCAAGCTGGGCCTCAACTCGTTCTCCGACGAAGGCCAGAAACAGTACGGCAACATCTACCAGCGCGGTGCCCTCACGGCCGCCCTGCTCGACCTGCGGCTGCTGGAGCTTTCGGGCGGCAAGCGCGGCCTGCGCGAAGTCGTTCTGGAACTGACCAAGAAATACGGTCCTAATAAGCCCTTCAGCGAGAAAACGTTCTTCCAGGAACTAACTCAAATGACGTATCCGGAGATCGGCGATTTCCTCAAGCGCTACATCCAGAATGCCGAGCCCCTGCCCCTGGCCGAGTATTTTGGAAAAGTCGGGATTCAGTATACGCCGGTGCTGCACACGGGCCGTAAATTGGCTACGCTGGGCACAGGCTTTATGCCTCGCGACGGCCAACTGACGTTCACGCAGGTAGGCGCGCCCCTCAAAGCCAGCGGCATCTCCGACGGCGACCAACTCGTTGCGTATCAGGGCAATGCCGTAACGCTGAACAACGCCATGCAGACGTTGGGCCAGGTGAAAGCCAGCAAGCCCGGCCAGGAAGTAGAACTGACCATTCGCCACGACAGCGCCGAAAAGAAGATCCGCTACCACTTGCAAGAGCAAGACGAGGTGAAGCGCTACAGCTTTACCCCAATGCCCAACGCCACGCCGGCACAACTGGCGCTGCGCAAAGCCTGGATGACTAATCTGTAA
- a CDS encoding SMP-30/gluconolactonase/LRE family protein: MKHRLFLFLAAVLSCGSLAAQTPKMYPTFGSVIRENPKLDQLLATDAKVEVLAMGYKWLEGPVWDKQAGYLLFSHAPTNQILKWKEGEGITEFMHPAGYTGLGQYSNEPGSNGLAFTTAGQLVLCEHGDRRISVLTKNGGKLTLADNFAGKRLNSPNDVVVRANGDVYFTDPPYGLPKQGSDPARETEFSGVYRVTPNGQVTLLTKELAYPNGLAFSPDGKTLYVSQSDSKRAVWLAFPVLADGNVGQHRVFKDVTSMAAQLPGSPDGFKIDQQGNLFATGPGGLHIYAPDGTLLGRIDLQGVSASNCAWGDDGSTLYITATGYLCRIRTKTKGANW, from the coding sequence ATGAAGCATCGTCTTTTTCTGTTCCTGGCAGCAGTTCTGAGCTGTGGTTCGCTGGCCGCTCAGACGCCCAAAATGTACCCTACTTTTGGCAGCGTGATCCGCGAAAATCCCAAGCTCGATCAGTTGCTGGCAACCGATGCCAAGGTAGAAGTGTTGGCCATGGGCTACAAGTGGCTTGAAGGGCCAGTATGGGACAAACAGGCGGGTTATTTGCTGTTTTCGCATGCCCCTACCAATCAAATACTTAAGTGGAAAGAGGGCGAAGGCATTACGGAGTTTATGCACCCAGCCGGCTACACTGGGTTGGGCCAATACAGCAACGAGCCTGGCAGCAACGGCTTGGCTTTTACCACCGCCGGCCAACTCGTACTCTGTGAGCACGGCGACCGTCGAATTTCGGTGCTCACCAAAAACGGCGGCAAGCTCACCCTGGCCGACAATTTCGCAGGCAAACGCCTCAACAGTCCCAACGACGTGGTAGTGCGCGCCAACGGCGACGTGTACTTCACCGACCCGCCCTACGGCCTGCCCAAGCAAGGCAGCGACCCCGCGCGCGAAACTGAGTTCAGCGGCGTGTACCGGGTTACGCCCAACGGCCAAGTAACGCTGTTGACCAAGGAACTAGCTTACCCAAACGGCTTGGCGTTTTCACCCGATGGCAAAACCCTGTACGTGTCGCAGTCCGATTCAAAGCGGGCGGTCTGGTTGGCATTCCCGGTGTTGGCCGACGGCAACGTGGGCCAACACCGGGTGTTTAAGGATGTAACCAGCATGGCCGCCCAGCTTCCCGGCTCACCCGACGGCTTCAAGATCGATCAGCAGGGCAACCTGTTTGCCACCGGGCCGGGCGGCCTGCACATCTACGCCCCCGACGGCACGTTGCTGGGCCGTATTGATTTGCAGGGCGTTTCGGCTTCCAATTGCGCCTGGGGCGACGACGGCTCTACGCTTTACATCACCGCTACCGGCTACTTGTGCCGCATCCGCACCAAGACGAAAGGAGCTAACTGGTAA
- a CDS encoding PAS domain-containing sensor histidine kinase, whose translation MLDFAALFQPLAERGHLLYFAYELQARQVQYVSAAYERLLGGKVERVNEELPDLLARLHPDDQEYAASLFAQVVAGELVEDAELRLQGPDDTTQWLCVTADLVQVPDNKKFIAGHIQDITKTRQYIDNADNFNAKKNATLEILSHDLAGPFNLVQQLAEYASEKAEVLHDSHLNELLRIIQVTCRDSVNLIQDFVDNEFMESANVELRRERTDLVESLRAVLEEYQKSEQNIAKHFEFRAPADPIYLELDNNKFMQAINNLISNSIKFTPNGGRIELSVAQTDQEHVLVTVSDNGVGIPPKYQPVLFEKFTKARRPGLRGEKSTGLGMSIIKTIVELHQGRIWFESAENRGTTFYIKLPINVSN comes from the coding sequence ATGCTTGATTTTGCGGCTTTGTTCCAGCCCTTGGCCGAGCGCGGTCATCTGCTGTATTTTGCCTACGAGCTACAGGCCCGGCAGGTGCAGTACGTGAGCGCGGCCTACGAGCGCCTGTTGGGCGGTAAGGTCGAACGCGTAAACGAGGAACTGCCCGATCTGCTGGCCCGGCTGCATCCCGACGATCAGGAATACGCCGCCAGTTTGTTTGCCCAAGTCGTGGCCGGCGAACTGGTAGAAGATGCCGAATTGCGGCTGCAAGGCCCCGACGACACAACGCAGTGGCTGTGTGTTACGGCCGATCTGGTGCAAGTTCCTGACAATAAGAAGTTTATAGCGGGGCATATTCAGGACATTACCAAAACCCGCCAGTACATCGACAACGCCGACAACTTCAACGCTAAGAAAAACGCCACCCTGGAAATCCTGTCGCATGACTTGGCTGGCCCGTTTAACTTGGTACAGCAGCTGGCCGAATACGCCAGCGAAAAAGCGGAGGTTCTGCACGACAGCCACCTAAACGAGTTGTTGCGCATCATTCAGGTGACCTGCCGCGACAGCGTCAACCTTATTCAGGATTTCGTCGACAACGAGTTTATGGAGTCGGCCAACGTGGAGCTGCGCCGCGAGCGCACCGACTTGGTCGAGTCGTTGCGGGCGGTGCTGGAGGAATACCAGAAATCGGAACAGAACATCGCCAAGCACTTCGAGTTTCGGGCGCCGGCCGACCCGATTTATCTGGAGCTGGACAACAACAAGTTCATGCAGGCCATCAACAACCTGATTTCAAATTCGATAAAGTTTACGCCCAATGGTGGTCGCATCGAATTGAGCGTGGCCCAGACCGATCAGGAACACGTCCTCGTAACCGTGTCGGACAACGGCGTCGGGATTCCGCCGAAGTACCAGCCCGTGTTGTTTGAAAAGTTCACCAAAGCGCGGCGGCCGGGCCTGCGGGGCGAAAAATCGACGGGGCTGGGCATGTCCATCATCAAAACCATCGTCGAGCTGCACCAAGGCCGCATCTGGTTTGAAAGCGCCGAAAACCGCGGCACAACGTTTTATATCAAATTGCCGATCAATGTAAGTAATTGA
- a CDS encoding T9SS type A sorting domain-containing protein: MKTPPILSRALVAVSHLRLGLLALAYGAALQPVLAQQNPLVASHRTEAFKSNNGAASAHAMTPNDALTAIFQAAGPVGTDPASIASDTEALPVDLARFEVTAARYDALLSWAIAPEKSRAHFEVERSLDGRNFKPVVSVAGRGATSVAANYAYRDMGVSNLSHRPIYYRLREVAADGKVEYSPVRVVLFDADAKGDIDLYPNPAKAHSTLDLSGLPVGDYTVQLVDLTGRVVQQRTLAGAQRHPLDLQSLPPSTYMVLVRGGSITLSLPLAHD, from the coding sequence ATGAAAACGCCGCCTATTCTTTCAAGGGCTTTGGTCGCAGTGTCGCACCTCCGATTGGGGCTGCTGGCTTTGGCTTATGGAGCCGCTTTACAACCCGTATTGGCCCAGCAAAACCCCCTTGTCGCCTCTCACCGAACTGAAGCTTTTAAGAGTAACAACGGCGCAGCTTCTGCTCATGCCATGACTCCAAACGACGCGCTAACGGCTATTTTTCAGGCCGCAGGCCCTGTCGGCACCGATCCGGCGTCCATTGCTAGCGACACGGAGGCGCTGCCCGTCGATCTGGCGCGCTTCGAGGTGACGGCAGCTCGTTACGATGCCTTGCTTTCCTGGGCGATTGCTCCCGAAAAGAGCCGCGCACATTTTGAAGTGGAACGCTCCCTGGATGGGCGAAATTTCAAGCCCGTCGTGTCGGTAGCCGGACGCGGGGCCACTTCGGTAGCTGCCAATTATGCGTACCGCGATATGGGCGTTAGCAACCTGTCGCACAGACCGATATACTACCGGCTGCGCGAAGTGGCCGCCGATGGCAAAGTCGAGTACAGCCCCGTGCGGGTGGTGCTTTTCGACGCGGACGCTAAAGGCGATATCGACCTGTACCCTAATCCGGCCAAAGCCCACTCCACCCTCGATTTGTCGGGGCTGCCCGTAGGCGACTACACCGTGCAGCTTGTGGACCTAACGGGCCGCGTGGTGCAGCAGCGGACGTTGGCCGGTGCCCAGCGCCACCCACTAGACTTGCAAAGCCTGCCGCCAAGTACCTACATGGTGCTCGTGCGCGGTGGCTCCATCACGCTATCGTTGCCGCTGGCCCACGACTAA
- the treA gene encoding alpha,alpha-trehalase TreA — MKRILVYFLTCLALAAQAQRPSPRQLYPGLFEAVQLTHVYPDNKTFVDALPKQSPAQIMKAYAEQKGKPDFDLRQFVQAYFTAPAAANGQYKSNITGGIRRHVDTLWTVLQRRQDDTAALRYSSLLPLPHPYIVPGGRFREVYYWDSYFTMLGLKESKRTPVIRNMVDNFAYLIDKLGFIPNGNRTYYLTRSQPPFFALMVNLLAQDEGEKTLLRYQPQLLKEYAYWMAGADSLAPGGMRLRAVRMPGGEVLNRYWDTSDQPREESYADDVTNAKSSPQPPAEFYRNVRAAAASGWDFSTRWMGPSGKLGTIQTTSIVPVDLNCLLYALENTIAKTYQIQGNAQQVKVFQSRAQQRKKAILAYCWDEKVGWFVDYNLKLKQRSPVYSLAGAYPLSFEIATPTQATRAATYMKANFLKPGGLVTTANTSGQQWDAPNAWAPLQWMAVDGLEHYNQRELARTVATRWIDLNVSVFQQTGKLMEKYNVLDTHLKAGGGEYPLQDGFGWTNGVLLKMMDQYKVE, encoded by the coding sequence ATGAAAAGAATACTGGTTTATTTCCTGACTTGCCTAGCGCTGGCGGCGCAGGCCCAGCGTCCTTCGCCCCGGCAGCTGTATCCGGGCTTGTTTGAAGCGGTGCAGCTGACGCACGTCTACCCCGACAACAAAACGTTTGTGGATGCCCTGCCTAAGCAAAGCCCGGCGCAGATTATGAAAGCCTATGCCGAGCAAAAAGGCAAGCCGGATTTCGACCTGCGGCAGTTTGTGCAGGCTTATTTTACAGCACCGGCCGCCGCTAACGGTCAGTATAAGAGTAATATAACTGGTGGCATCCGTCGGCACGTCGACACACTCTGGACCGTGTTGCAGCGCCGCCAGGACGATACCGCCGCCCTGCGCTACTCGTCGTTGCTGCCGCTGCCGCACCCCTACATTGTGCCCGGCGGCCGGTTTCGGGAAGTGTACTACTGGGATTCGTACTTCACGATGTTGGGCTTGAAGGAAAGCAAGCGGACGCCGGTCATCCGCAACATGGTCGATAATTTCGCTTACCTCATTGATAAGCTGGGCTTTATCCCGAATGGCAACCGCACGTACTACCTCACGCGTTCGCAGCCGCCGTTTTTCGCCCTCATGGTCAACCTGTTGGCGCAGGACGAAGGCGAAAAAACGCTGCTGCGCTACCAGCCACAATTGCTGAAAGAATACGCGTACTGGATGGCCGGCGCCGACTCCTTAGCCCCCGGCGGCATGCGCCTTCGCGCGGTGCGCATGCCTGGCGGCGAAGTCCTGAATCGGTATTGGGATACCAGCGACCAACCCCGCGAAGAGTCGTATGCCGACGACGTGACCAATGCTAAGTCGAGCCCGCAGCCGCCCGCCGAATTCTATCGCAACGTGCGCGCCGCTGCTGCTTCCGGTTGGGATTTCAGCACCCGTTGGATGGGCCCTTCCGGCAAGCTGGGCACCATTCAAACGACGTCCATTGTGCCCGTCGACTTGAATTGCCTGCTTTACGCCCTGGAAAATACGATTGCCAAGACTTACCAGATTCAGGGCAACGCACAGCAAGTCAAGGTTTTCCAGAGTCGTGCTCAACAGCGCAAGAAGGCCATTCTGGCTTACTGCTGGGATGAGAAAGTCGGCTGGTTCGTCGATTACAACCTCAAGTTGAAACAGCGTTCGCCTGTCTACTCGCTGGCCGGGGCGTACCCACTAAGCTTCGAAATTGCCACGCCCACGCAGGCCACGCGGGCCGCTACGTACATGAAGGCCAACTTCCTGAAGCCCGGCGGCTTGGTCACGACGGCCAACACCAGCGGGCAGCAATGGGACGCCCCCAACGCGTGGGCTCCGTTGCAATGGATGGCCGTCGATGGCCTGGAGCACTACAACCAGCGCGAGCTAGCCCGCACCGTTGCCACCCGCTGGATCGACTTGAACGTCAGTGTGTTCCAGCAAACGGGCAAGCTGATGGAGAAATACAATGTGCTGGATACCCACTTGAAAGCCGGCGGCGGCGAATATCCGCTTCAGGATGGCTTCGGCTGGACCAATGGCGTGCTACTCAAGATGATGGACCAGTACAAAGTAGAGTAG
- a CDS encoding PAS domain-containing sensor histidine kinase: MFSSVPHFQRLAEKTNQVFFVYSLTAKQMLYLNEAYEKVLRCRRGRIEEDLPELIASLHPDDFLYLRGCYKQLLKGEELMEGIEFRLQRDDASVQWLCVTAHRTEETPGQVLLTGFLHDITGYKEYMENAHRYNMKKNSTLEILSHDLAGPLSFMQGLATRLEEKMVQYNDPTINELIRIIGVTCGESVDLIRDFVNQEFLDSVNVDLKKERVDLAERLRILIGNYQESEQNIAKKFRLLTCGAPVYVGLDSMKFMQVMNNLISNAIKFTPDGGHIDVRLEEQPKAILVTVADDGIGIPAEFQSVLFEKFTKARRPGLRGEKSTGLGMSIIKTIVELHQGRIWFESAENRGSTFYIELPKE; encoded by the coding sequence ATGTTCAGTTCTGTTCCGCATTTTCAGCGCCTGGCCGAGAAGACCAACCAAGTTTTTTTCGTGTACAGCCTCACTGCCAAGCAGATGCTGTACCTCAACGAGGCCTACGAGAAAGTGCTGCGCTGCCGGCGCGGCCGCATCGAAGAAGACTTGCCGGAACTGATCGCCAGCCTGCACCCCGACGACTTTCTCTATCTGAGAGGTTGCTACAAGCAGCTCCTGAAGGGCGAAGAACTGATGGAAGGCATTGAATTTCGGCTTCAGCGCGACGATGCCTCGGTGCAGTGGCTGTGCGTGACGGCCCATCGCACCGAAGAAACGCCCGGCCAAGTGCTGCTGACAGGGTTTCTGCACGACATTACGGGCTACAAAGAGTACATGGAAAATGCCCATCGCTACAACATGAAAAAGAATTCCACCCTGGAAATTCTGTCGCATGACTTGGCCGGGCCCCTCAGCTTTATGCAAGGCCTGGCGACGCGGCTCGAAGAAAAGATGGTACAGTATAACGACCCCACTATCAATGAGTTGATCCGCATTATCGGCGTGACGTGCGGCGAAAGCGTGGACCTGATCCGTGACTTCGTAAACCAGGAATTCCTGGATTCAGTAAACGTCGATCTGAAAAAAGAGCGGGTTGATCTGGCCGAGCGGCTCCGGATTCTGATTGGCAACTACCAGGAGTCGGAGCAGAACATTGCGAAGAAATTTCGGCTGCTCACGTGCGGCGCGCCGGTGTACGTCGGCCTCGACAGCATGAAGTTCATGCAGGTGATGAACAATCTGATTTCCAACGCGATAAAGTTCACCCCCGACGGCGGCCACATCGACGTACGGCTTGAGGAGCAGCCCAAGGCCATCCTGGTCACGGTTGCGGACGACGGCATTGGCATCCCAGCCGAGTTTCAATCGGTGCTGTTTGAAAAGTTTACCAAAGCGCGGCGGCCGGGCCTGCGGGGCGAAAAGTCGACGGGCTTGGGCATGTCCATCATCAAAACCATCGTCGAGCTGCACCAGGGCCGCATCTGGTTTGAAAGCGCCGAAAACCGCGGCTCGACATTTTACATAGAGCTACCCAAGGAGTAA
- a CDS encoding NAD(P)/FAD-dependent oxidoreductase has protein sequence MEGLAKIEDLGKPRVVIVGGGFGGLELVKALRHVDMQVILIDKQNYHTFQPLLYQVATAGLSPDDIVSPFRKIMDEQANFYFRLAEVQRVDTVAQVVETSIGLVKYDYLVVATGATTNYFGDEQMQRNSIAIKSVEDAIELRNTVLSNFEKALQLGDEEQMNSLLDFVIVGGGPTGVEIAGALSELRKHVFPKDYKELDFKQMDIHLVQSGPSLLKGMSEEAAQKSLEYLRNYGVNVILDRRVKSYDGYTVTLNTGETLITRTLIWAAGVAGAPIDGIRKESLLKGGRYQVDEYNRVAGYENIFALGDIAAMITPATPEGHPMVAQPAIQQGHLLGQNFARLLAKQPLQPFHYHDKGAMATIGRNLAVADVKLMGKDYRTQGFLAWLMWTFVHLISLIGFRNRLFVLLSWTFSYFSNDKGLRYIIGKRREPMPVEATTEKAIV, from the coding sequence ATGGAAGGTTTGGCCAAAATAGAAGACTTGGGAAAACCGCGCGTTGTGATTGTAGGCGGCGGCTTTGGCGGCTTGGAGCTGGTCAAAGCCCTGCGGCACGTCGATATGCAGGTGATCCTGATCGACAAGCAGAACTACCACACGTTTCAGCCGCTGCTCTACCAAGTCGCCACAGCCGGCCTCAGCCCGGACGATATTGTGTCGCCGTTTCGCAAAATCATGGACGAGCAGGCCAATTTCTACTTCCGGCTGGCCGAGGTACAACGCGTAGACACGGTGGCGCAAGTGGTCGAAACATCCATTGGCTTGGTCAAATACGATTACCTGGTTGTTGCGACCGGGGCCACCACCAACTATTTCGGCGACGAGCAGATGCAGCGCAACTCCATCGCCATCAAGAGCGTGGAAGACGCCATCGAGCTGCGCAACACGGTGCTGTCGAACTTCGAAAAGGCCCTCCAACTCGGCGACGAGGAGCAGATGAACAGCCTGCTCGACTTCGTGATTGTGGGCGGCGGCCCCACGGGCGTCGAAATTGCGGGGGCGCTGAGCGAGTTACGCAAGCACGTTTTCCCCAAAGACTACAAAGAGCTGGATTTCAAACAGATGGACATCCATCTGGTGCAAAGCGGTCCGTCGCTGCTAAAAGGCATGTCGGAAGAAGCCGCGCAGAAATCATTGGAATACCTACGCAACTACGGCGTCAACGTGATCCTGGACCGGCGCGTGAAGTCGTACGACGGCTACACGGTCACGCTCAATACCGGCGAAACGCTCATCACGCGCACCCTGATTTGGGCCGCCGGCGTGGCGGGTGCACCCATCGACGGCATTCGCAAAGAAAGCCTGCTGAAAGGCGGCCGCTACCAGGTAGATGAATATAACCGAGTGGCTGGCTATGAGAACATTTTCGCCCTCGGCGACATTGCCGCCATGATTACTCCGGCCACGCCCGAAGGCCACCCGATGGTGGCGCAACCCGCTATCCAGCAAGGACATCTGTTGGGGCAGAACTTCGCCCGCCTCCTGGCCAAGCAGCCGCTTCAGCCCTTCCACTACCACGACAAAGGCGCCATGGCCACCATCGGCCGCAACCTCGCCGTGGCCGACGTGAAACTAATGGGCAAGGATTACCGCACGCAGGGTTTCCTGGCGTGGCTGATGTGGACGTTTGTGCACTTGATCTCGCTGATCGGTTTCCGCAACCGGCTGTTTGTGTTGCTTAGCTGGACGTTTAGCTACTTCAGCAACGACAAAGGCCTGCGCTACATCATCGGCAAGCGCCGCGAGCCCATGCCCGTCGAAGCCACCACGGAAAAGGCCATTGTGTAG